Sequence from the [Clostridium] scindens genome:
AGGTCTTTCTGGACTTCCTTGGCCTCCTGCAAATTACTGTTAAATGCCTGCTGTGTCTGCTGGTTTTTTGTCACGTCTGCATTGATTGACTTTTGTGCCGCCTGGATGTCCGCCTTTGTCTGATTGTATGTATTATTCTCATCAGACACCTCATTGATTGCAGAAACAATCGCAGCTCTGACGTCCTTTCCTTTCTTGGCGCTGGCAATCTGTTCCGTGTACTTCCTTACGTTTGCCATGTTTAACCTCCTAACTTCATCGTATGGGCTGTATCTTCCAGAGCTACCGTTTCCAGATCCTCCGGATGTCCTGGTCTCGCAAGCCTTTTTTCTTCCGGTGTCTCTTGCCAGATATCGTATCCTTGGACGCAATACAGCGCCAACTCATACGGTCTTATCATTGTTGCTCTGTTGTTTTTCTTCGCTGAGAATGTCTGCATTTTTGTCTCCTCCCTTTATTCCAACTTTTTTCTTGAAATCTTCGATATCATCCACCTCTGTTCCTGATTTTGGTTGCTGTTCTTCTGTGCCGGTCTGCTCCGTATTGGCTACCGCCAGATCAATCTGTGTTTTCATCAATTCCTGGGCGTATTCTTCTGACTTCATCTGCCTCATGTGTGACTGGATTCTATCCAGCACCTTATCCATGAGGCTCGGTGGAATTGCGTACTCCTGCATATATGCCAGCACCTGTGCGTCCAGTTCTCCTGCTACATTATCCAAAATTGCTCCTACGTTCATGATTCTCCTCCTATCCCATCAATAATCCATTTCTATAGGTTTCATCTGTCCACGACCATTCTATAGCTCCGTTTCCGATGTCTCTTATATTCGTGATTTTTCTGCGCGTTCCGGTGTAAGTCGTGTATACTGTTCCAGCGTTCCAGCTGGTAGCTGTACACAGCTTTCCTTTGATATCCACGCAAGTGTTTCCCATGATTCTCAACGTGTGTTCGTTGGTGTTGTTGTAAGCTCCGTTGAAATCAATGTATCCATAGGTCGAACCGCTGTATCCTCCAGTGATTTCTCCATAGCTCATTTTTATCCACCAGTCTCCATTTTTCGCCTCGAAACTTCCCTGACAGCTTGCACCTTTCATGGTTACATATCCAGATGCCGTGAGCGTAAAGTTTGTGGAACTGATGCTGATTCTGTTCGACTTAATTGAAATAGAGCCAGACTCTGCACTGATCTCTGAGGAAATTTTTCCTTTTGACACTCTCAGCTTGATAGCATCCGTATTGACCTGGATACTGCTTTTCAGTGTATCCTCTGCTTTTTTCGCTCTTGTGACTTCCGCCGTGATATCGTTGGCTGTCAGTTTCAACTGAGACTCAGTATAGGCCGCCGCATATCCCATGATTTCCACGTCTGTGATGTATACCGTTGTATTGGCCACGTTATTGTAGAAATATGTATAAAAATATGACGGTGTTGCAACATTCTCAAATTCAAATGTTTTCCAGGATGTGCTCAAGTCTCCTGCATTTGTATAGTGTGACGTTCCATCTATTGTCACTCTGATTCTGGCTGTTTTCTCCTGCCCTGATGCACAGGCCGCTTTGAACCTTACTCTGACTTTTCCCTTTTTGTCGAACGGTTTCTGATACCATCGTAGATAATAGGTGCTGGTCGTGTTCGTGATCTGAGCACATGATTTTCCGGAAAACGTGTTCTGTGTGACCTGTGTATTGTTAGACCGGTACCAGCCAGTGAACTTATCTTCGCTATCTGAAAAAGATCCGTTTGTGCAATAGTTATGACTGTTGCTCTCATACATCTCAGATACCTGCTGAGTGATCTTTCCGGCCTCTACCGTGATTCTTGCGTCCACATCGTCAATCAGTTCTTTCACGTTTCTTAACACCCGGATATCCGTCAGATAGATCTGCTGTCCGGATGAGCCAGTAATAGAAAGATAAAAGGATCTTGTCCCGGCACTTGTGTAGGTAACGGTTCTTTTCAGTGTGTACCATTTATCACAGTTTACCGTTGACAGGTACTGTGAGATTGTATTTCCGTAAAAGCCAAAATAACAATAGTTTGGTTTCTTTCCAGTAGGCGTGTACACCTTAACCTCTATCTCATAGGTACCCGCTGGCAATGTTCCCAGGCTCTGCTGTATTGATGCTGTGTTCCCGTCTGTTTTGGTCATCAGGATGGCGTTCATATTCCCGACTGTGCTCTTTGCCACTGTGGCATTGGTCGATGCCGTGAACTTTGAAATGTCCAGACTCTGGTTGTCTCCGCCTTTGATATAATCATACCGGTTCGTGATGCTTTTCTGATCCGTAACCGCCAGCTGTATCTTGTCCTCTATCGACTTGATGCTAGTTGTGATAATTTCTTTCACAGCGGTTTCCCGCTTGTCTGTATAATCATTGGCATTCTTTGTGGCCTGTGAGAATTTCCCCTCCAGTTCGGATTTATATTCAACCGTCAACTTTTCTGAGCTGACAGAGTTGGCCGTGATCCGTTCGCCTATAATCTGGCCGTCCAGTGTCATTCCCACTGTGTACGGTCCCGCATATCCGTTGCGACTGCCTCCGATGCCCTCCTTGTTTATCTGCAGAATCTTTGTGGCCTTTTCTTTGCTTGGAGCGTCCATGTATAGCTCTCTGAGCCAGAGTCCATTTTCGTCAAATTCTTCCAGATGATATCCTCCGGCCGTTCCTGTCATTTTTGCTGTCAGGTTATCAATAGCCGTCCGGATCTCCTGATTCTGGATTTTCCGGCGTTCCTCAGCCGTTGCTGTGACTCCGGAATAGATTCTGCTCTGCTGTTCTGTATAGGTCAGCTTTCTGTTCTCTCCCAGTGTCAGTGTTGCTCCGTCTGGTTTCTGCAGAGGAATCTGCATCTCCATGACCGGAAAAACTCTGTTCATTCCGTATGGCTTGGCTCTGCATTGAATCCGGTCTCCGCACTCAAAAGCATCATAGTCACTATCCATCATGGACAGGTCTACCGCCGTCAGTTCCAGTGTCAGATTCTCAAACTGGTTATCCTCCAGCCACTCTTTTCCTTTTCTGAGCAGGTTTGATGGCTCTGTTACGTCCTGCCAGGTGTTAGTTATCCACACCCACCCAAAGTTTTCCACAGCACTCTGGTTATAAATGTAATTTGATCCACCGTTTACGCTGGTAATGTCCACATACTTCTCCAGAGCGTCAATCTCTGACTCTCCCTCCAGACGTGCACCCAGTGGAATCAACGCTGTGACAATATTTTCCGCCGTTCTGCTCAGTGAGTAGTCCAGCATATTCAGTCCGAACTCAATCGGCTGACTGCAATACTTTCCGTATTCTTCCAGCGTGATCCAGTCCAGATATAGCTTGTCATTCTCATGCCGGAGTTTCAGATATCCTCCCAGTTTCTCCACCAGTTTCTCTCTGATCGCTTTCAGCGTGTTCTCAAAGTTGGTGTACCTGTATAAGGAATCGTTTGCATCTGTAATGGTCACTTTTCCCAGATAGATCTTTTTTCTATCCTCTACCTGGTTGTTGTGAATATCCAGAAACGTCTCCAGCATCTGCCGTGGTGTCATATCATGGTACTCAGCCTGCGGCTGTATGGAGTCCGCCAGGAAACTCATTGCGCCGGCGCAATAGACATTTTTGTTTCTATAACGGTCTACTTTCGGCTGTTTCCGGACCTCTCCATAGAACAATTCTGTTGTATCCCGGAACACACTGACCATGCTGCTCCGGTTCTTGATCTTGTCATACAGTGGGTTGTTTGGCGGTACCGAAAACTCAAAGGTTCCCGCATATCCCGTCTGCAGGTTTAGCGTTGGATTGGTCAGTACCGCCTCTTTATCTCCTGGATAGTAGAGGGTCTGACCGTCCATTTTAACTTTATACAATTACAGTGACCCCCTCCTGTACCGGATCGTGAGTGTGCCCGTTCCAGTGAAACTGAGCACCACGTCCTCTGTATTGACTGTGATATCCGCAAAACGGTTCTTTCCTTTCATCAGTGTGTAGGTTTCCCCATTTGCTGTCATTTTGAGTCCCGCTGATCCCAGAACGCCCACGTATATGGTCGGAACGAACGGCATCTGATCCGGAACGATAGTGTACGTCTTTGTCTCTCCGGTCCTTACCGTGATTTCTGTACCCTCGTCTATGATCCCAGTCTCAAAATCAAACGAATCCCACAACCAGTCCTCTGTAGAATCCGCGACATTGTACTTGTATGGGTCAGCTTTCGGAATGGCCAATGTGAATGTGCCTATCTCCCTATTTCTGTCGTATCCCTGGATAGATGCTCTGCCTGTCCAGTAGAACCCAGAGTCATTGTCGAAAATGACCTTGATTTCTCTGCCCTCTACAAGGTTTCTAAGGTCTGAGATAAAAATATCCCAGTTGTCTCTTGGTTTCTTACCGCCCAGCTCGATGCTGATCGGACGGTTTTTGAATATGCGGCGGCCCGTGATGGCTTCTGAGAAATCCAGAAAGCCATCCGCTCCAGGCACGTCCACATAATAGTTTTCTTGTTCCACATCTCCAATATAATCATTGTTTCCTATTGCCAGTCCCCAGTCATTCAGAGTGTGGAATCTTTCGCCGGTGGCCACGATCTCAATCGTGGCTCCGTTTGTAATTGCGTCCATTATAGGAATCCTCCCTCCTCTGCCAGGATACCCAGCTCTCTATCCATATCTCTTGCCAGTTTCGCCGCTACGCCTCCGGTATCCCATTCGATGTTTAAGCTCTTGGCCAGGTATGGCAGATACTGAGCCAGCAATGATGTGATATTCATGATGGCGTTTGTCTGTTTCGCGTTGCTCTGGTCCATCATTGCATTTGCATTGATGGTCATGTCTTTGCTCACGCCCTCGATTGCATCAGCCACCACTGATTTACTCTTTTCGATGCCTTTAGCTAATCCCTGCATAAAGTCCGGCATCCAGGACTCATACTCTGTCAGTGGTCCCTCGTCAGGCACTGAGAAATGCAGAAATGAGCGGATTGTAGATGCCACGTCTGACACGGCATCTCTGACTCTGCCAATGGCGTTCCTGATTCCGGAAACTATTCCGTCTATGAAATCTCGTCCCCACTGTACCGCCTGGCTTGGCAGTGATGTGATAAAGCTGATTGCTGACCAAAATCCGTTCCGCACAGTTGATCCCAGACTGCTCAGTGCGTTTCCGATTCCGGAAACCATATTGTGGAACGCCTGCACCGCTGACTCTTTCAGATTTTGTGCGGTTTGAACCACACTGCTCTTTAAATTCTCCCAGCTGTCGTGTGCGTTCTGCTTCATTTCCTGCCACTTCTGGTATGCAGATTCTTTCAGGTTCTGGAGCGCCTGGATTGCAGAATCTTTCAAATTTGTTGCTGTTTGAACCACAGAATTTTTCAAATTTTCCCAGGTATTGAGCGCCGTCTGCTTTATCA
This genomic interval carries:
- a CDS encoding phage tail protein, with the translated sequence MYKVKMDGQTLYYPGDKEAVLTNPTLNLQTGYAGTFEFSVPPNNPLYDKIKNRSSMVSVFRDTTELFYGEVRKQPKVDRYRNKNVYCAGAMSFLADSIQPQAEYHDMTPRQMLETFLDIHNNQVEDRKKIYLGKVTITDANDSLYRYTNFENTLKAIREKLVEKLGGYLKLRHENDKLYLDWITLEEYGKYCSQPIEFGLNMLDYSLSRTAENIVTALIPLGARLEGESEIDALEKYVDITSVNGGSNYIYNQSAVENFGWVWITNTWQDVTEPSNLLRKGKEWLEDNQFENLTLELTAVDLSMMDSDYDAFECGDRIQCRAKPYGMNRVFPVMEMQIPLQKPDGATLTLGENRKLTYTEQQSRIYSGVTATAEERRKIQNQEIRTAIDNLTAKMTGTAGGYHLEEFDENGLWLRELYMDAPSKEKATKILQINKEGIGGSRNGYAGPYTVGMTLDGQIIGERITANSVSSEKLTVEYKSELEGKFSQATKNANDYTDKRETAVKEIITTSIKSIEDKIQLAVTDQKSITNRYDYIKGGDNQSLDISKFTASTNATVAKSTVGNMNAILMTKTDGNTASIQQSLGTLPAGTYEIEVKVYTPTGKKPNYCYFGFYGNTISQYLSTVNCDKWYTLKRTVTYTSAGTRSFYLSITGSSGQQIYLTDIRVLRNVKELIDDVDARITVEAGKITQQVSEMYESNSHNYCTNGSFSDSEDKFTGWYRSNNTQVTQNTFSGKSCAQITNTTSTYYLRWYQKPFDKKGKVRVRFKAACASGQEKTARIRVTIDGTSHYTNAGDLSTSWKTFEFENVATPSYFYTYFYNNVANTTVYITDVEIMGYAAAYTESQLKLTANDITAEVTRAKKAEDTLKSSIQVNTDAIKLRVSKGKISSEISAESGSISIKSNRISISSTNFTLTASGYVTMKGASCQGSFEAKNGDWWIKMSYGEITGGYSGSTYGYIDFNGAYNNTNEHTLRIMGNTCVDIKGKLCTATSWNAGTVYTTYTGTRRKITNIRDIGNGAIEWSWTDETYRNGLLMG
- a CDS encoding phage tail family protein, whose protein sequence is MDAITNGATIEIVATGERFHTLNDWGLAIGNNDYIGDVEQENYYVDVPGADGFLDFSEAITGRRIFKNRPISIELGGKKPRDNWDIFISDLRNLVEGREIKVIFDNDSGFYWTGRASIQGYDRNREIGTFTLAIPKADPYKYNVADSTEDWLWDSFDFETGIIDEGTEITVRTGETKTYTIVPDQMPFVPTIYVGVLGSAGLKMTANGETYTLMKGKNRFADITVNTEDVVLSFTGTGTLTIRYRRGSL